In the genome of Serratia symbiotica (Periphyllus acericola), one region contains:
- the atpF gene encoding F0F1 ATP synthase subunit B: protein MNLNATILGQAIAFVLFVWFCMKYVWPPIMAAIEKRQKEIADGLASAERAKKDLDLAQANAADHLKTAKAEAQALIEQANKRKAQIMDEAKAEAEQERNKIVAQAQAEIEAECKRAREELRKQVAMLAIAGAEKIIERSLDEAANSDIVDKLVAEL, encoded by the coding sequence GTGAATCTTAACGCAACAATCCTCGGCCAGGCCATTGCGTTTGTTCTGTTTGTTTGGTTCTGTATGAAGTATGTATGGCCGCCGATTATGGCCGCCATTGAGAAGCGTCAGAAAGAAATTGCTGATGGTCTCGCTTCAGCAGAGCGTGCGAAAAAAGATCTGGACTTAGCGCAAGCCAATGCGGCTGATCATCTGAAAACTGCTAAAGCAGAAGCTCAGGCGCTCATTGAGCAAGCAAACAAACGCAAAGCTCAGATCATGGATGAAGCAAAAGCCGAAGCTGAGCAGGAACGTAACAAAATTGTGGCGCAAGCGCAGGCTGAAATTGAAGCCGAATGTAAGCGCGCTCGTGAAGAGTTGCGTAAGCAAGTCGCAATGCTAGCAATCGCTGGTGCCGAAAAGATCATCGAACGTTCCTTGGATGAAGCTGCTAATAGCGACATCGTTGATAAACTGGTCGCTGAACTCTAA
- the atpE gene encoding F0F1 ATP synthase subunit C: MENLSMDLLYMAAAVMMGLAAIGAAIGIGILGGKFLEGAARQPDLIPLLRTQFFIVMGLVDAIPMIAVGLGLYVMFAVAN; encoded by the coding sequence ATGGAAAACCTGAGTATGGACCTGCTGTACATGGCTGCCGCTGTGATGATGGGGTTAGCGGCAATCGGTGCTGCGATCGGTATCGGCATCCTGGGGGGGAAATTCTTGGAAGGTGCGGCTCGTCAGCCTGATTTGATACCTCTGCTGCGTACACAGTTCTTTATCGTTATGGGTCTGGTTGATGCTATCCCAATGATTGCTGTTGGTCTGGGTCTTTACGTGATGTTTGCCGTCGCGAACTAG
- the atpA gene encoding F0F1 ATP synthase subunit alpha, whose translation MQLNSTEISELIKQRIAQFNVVSEAHNEGTIVSVSDGIIRVQGLAKVMQGEMIALPGSRYAIALNLERDSVGAVVMGPYADLSEGMKVKCTGRILEVPVGRGLLGRVVNTLGVPIDVKGPVENDGFSPVEAIAPGVIERQSVDQPVQTGYKSVDAMIPVGRGQRELVIGDRQTGKTALVVDTIINQRDSSIKCVYVAIGQKASTIANVVRKLEEHGALANTIVVVATASESAALQYLAPYAGCAMGEYFRDRGEDALIVYDDLSKQAVAYRQISLLLRRPPGREAYPGDVFYLHSRLLERAARVNAEYVEAFTKGAVKGKTGSLTALPIIETQAGDVSAFVPTNVISITDGQIFLESNLFNSGIRPAVNPGISVSRVGGAAQTKIMKKLSGGIRTALAQYRELAAFSQFASDLDDATRNQLSHGQKVTELLKQKQYAPMSVAQQSLVLFAAEHGYLNDVEVAKVVSFEAALVAYADCEYAELLEHINQTGNFNDEIEGKLKVILDTFKKTQFW comes from the coding sequence ATGCAACTGAATTCCACCGAAATCAGCGAACTGATCAAGCAACGCATTGCTCAGTTCAATGTAGTGAGCGAAGCTCACAATGAAGGTACTATCGTTTCCGTCAGCGACGGGATTATCCGCGTACAGGGTCTGGCAAAAGTTATGCAGGGCGAAATGATCGCACTGCCAGGTAGCCGTTACGCAATAGCATTGAACCTGGAGCGCGACTCCGTCGGTGCCGTGGTTATGGGACCGTATGCGGATCTGTCCGAAGGCATGAAGGTAAAATGCACTGGTCGTATTTTGGAGGTTCCGGTTGGCCGTGGCCTGCTGGGTCGCGTTGTTAACACCTTGGGCGTACCTATTGACGTTAAAGGCCCAGTTGAAAACGACGGCTTCTCACCGGTTGAAGCCATCGCCCCTGGCGTTATTGAGCGTCAATCCGTTGACCAGCCGGTTCAGACTGGCTACAAATCTGTCGATGCCATGATCCCCGTTGGCCGTGGCCAGCGTGAACTGGTGATCGGTGACCGCCAGACCGGTAAAACTGCATTGGTGGTCGATACGATAATCAATCAACGTGACTCTAGTATCAAATGTGTTTACGTAGCTATCGGTCAGAAAGCGTCTACCATCGCTAACGTGGTGCGCAAACTGGAAGAGCACGGCGCACTGGCCAACACTATCGTTGTGGTTGCTACCGCGTCTGAATCTGCTGCACTGCAATATCTGGCACCCTATGCTGGTTGCGCGATGGGTGAATATTTCCGTGATCGCGGTGAAGATGCGCTGATCGTATACGATGATCTGTCCAAACAGGCCGTTGCTTACCGTCAGATATCCCTGTTGCTTCGTCGCCCACCAGGTCGTGAAGCTTACCCAGGCGATGTATTCTATCTCCACTCGCGTTTGCTGGAGCGTGCTGCACGCGTTAACGCTGAATATGTTGAAGCCTTCACGAAAGGTGCAGTCAAAGGCAAAACCGGTTCACTGACCGCTTTACCGATCATCGAAACTCAGGCGGGTGACGTTTCTGCATTTGTTCCAACCAACGTAATTTCGATCACCGATGGTCAGATATTCCTAGAATCCAACCTATTTAACTCTGGCATTCGTCCAGCAGTCAACCCAGGTATATCTGTATCCCGTGTGGGGGGTGCAGCACAGACCAAGATAATGAAAAAGCTGTCCGGGGGTATCCGTACTGCTCTGGCACAGTATCGTGAATTGGCAGCGTTCTCGCAGTTTGCTTCCGATCTGGATGATGCAACTCGCAACCAACTGAGCCACGGACAGAAAGTGACCGAACTGCTCAAACAGAAACAGTATGCGCCGATGTCGGTTGCACAACAGTCTCTGGTGCTATTTGCCGCAGAACATGGCTACCTAAACGACGTCGAAGTCGCGAAGGTTGTGAGCTTTGAAGCCGCGTTGGTTGCTTACGCTGACTGCGAGTACGCTGAACTGCTTGAGCACATCAACCAAACTGGCAACTTTAATGATGAGATCGAGGGCAAGCTGAAAGTCATCCTCGATACCTTCAAGAAAACCCAGTTCTGGTAA
- the atpH gene encoding F0F1 ATP synthase subunit delta, producing MSEFVTVARPYAKAAFDFAVEHQSLKRWQEMLAFSALVTRNEQISELLSGAVPPETLSKMLIAVCGDQLDEYGQNFIHIMAENGRLQVLPAVLQQFIELRASLESIVEVDVLSASALSDEQLAKIVAAMEKRLTRKVKLNFKIDKSVLAGIIIHAGDMVIDGSVRGRLERLADVLQS from the coding sequence ATGTCTGAATTTGTCACTGTAGCTCGCCCCTACGCCAAAGCAGCTTTCGACTTTGCCGTTGAGCACCAAAGCCTAAAGCGCTGGCAGGAAATGCTGGCATTTTCGGCTCTTGTCACTCGTAATGAACAGATTTCTGAACTGCTGTCTGGCGCGGTTCCACCGGAGACGCTGTCCAAGATGCTCATCGCTGTTTGTGGCGACCAACTCGACGAATATGGCCAGAACTTTATCCATATAATGGCCGAAAATGGACGTTTACAGGTTCTTCCTGCAGTGTTGCAGCAGTTCATCGAACTGCGCGCCTCGCTCGAATCTATTGTCGAAGTGGATGTGCTCTCTGCGAGTGCACTGAGCGACGAACAGCTGGCTAAAATTGTCGCTGCGATGGAAAAACGTCTAACACGCAAAGTTAAGCTGAATTTCAAAATTGATAAGTCTGTACTAGCTGGCATTATTATCCATGCTGGAGATATGGTGATTGATGGTAGCGTACGCGGCCGTCTTGAACGCCTGGCAGACGTCTTGCAGTCTTAA